In Phragmites australis chromosome 16, lpPhrAust1.1, whole genome shotgun sequence, one DNA window encodes the following:
- the LOC133895840 gene encoding DNA polymerase zeta processivity subunit-like isoform X3 — translation MDRKNQTPQGQIGQVIVEFLEVAVSCIVFLKGFYPPRAFERRRYMNVVVQKALHPELASYIHSATYALLPFIQKGLIERVVVIFYDKEHAPIEKFVFKLAVNQSYGSKLEEANLEFALRAFLIKLTVAEPVTKALPPDGSWEITAYFRSLPADGDGDREAQLWIPTDTKLWMQPPQITPIKSLSCDPLKMQLYLEHPSPTEPKDPSA, via the exons ATGGATCGGAAGAATCAAACTCCTCAAG GTCAAATAGGACAAGTGATTGTGGAATTTCTAGAGGTAGCTGTCAGCTGCATTGTCTTCCTCAAAGGCTTCTATCCTCCTC GTGCATTTGAAAGGAGAAGGTACATGAATGTAGTGGTCCAGAAAGCGTTGCATCCTGAGCTTGCTAGCTACATTCACTCTGCGACTTATGCCCTTCTCCCTTTCATACAGAAG GGATTGATTGAGAGGGTTGTAGTCATCTTCTATGACAAAGAGCATGCACCAATCGAGAAGTTTGTCTTCAAGCTTGCAGTGAACCAATCATATGGTTCCAAGTTAGAGGAGGCCAACCTGGAATTTGCTCTGCGAGCTTTCTTGATCAAACTGACTGTTGCTGAACCTGTTACTAAAGCCCTTCCACCAG ATGGCAGCTGGGAGATCACTGCCTACTTCCGATCCCTTCCTGCCGATGGCGATGGTGACAGAGAAGCTCAGCTGTGGATCCCTACAGACACCAAGCTATGGATGCAGCCTCCGCAGATAACCCCCATCAAGTCTCTGAGCTGTGACCCTTTGAAGATGCAGCTCTACTTGGAGCACCCTAGCCCCACGGAACCCAAAGATCCATCAGCGTAA